Proteins from one Impatiens glandulifera chromosome 2, dImpGla2.1, whole genome shotgun sequence genomic window:
- the LOC124924373 gene encoding rhamnogalacturonate lyase-like, translated as MEETNSFYFISWFWIITFLLMIQSKLPHLSDADNGTSPGNNTDTGSTAPKVKLSIEDKKVVIDNGILQLTLSKPTGIVIGLRYNGIDNLIETNKSMLHGGFWDLNWSEPNDKSIRGQFDKLIGTSFEVIVETEEQVELSFVRTWDISQKGKISPLNVDKRFVVLRGQSGFYSYGIFEHTKEMPAFHIFTTRIAFLLNVNKFHYMAMADNRQRFMPSPYDRLSGRGEPLDYKEAVRLVDPIEKEFQGEVDDKYQYSCDDKDNRVHGWISMDPLVGFWLITPSNEFRTGGPFKQDLTSHVGPTTLAIFVTPHYGGTDLVVKLKEGEEWKKVYGPVFIYLNSATQGDEASSLWDDAKKQMNSEIQSWPYTFPASKDFPQSNQRGLVKGRLLVKDAYMSNTNIIANNAYVGLTVPGVAGSWQRENKGYQFWNTTNEDGFFIIENVREGNYNLYASISGFIGDYRYDTAINITAGSVIEVDELIYQPPRNGLTLWEIGIPDRSAAEFYIPDPNPLYVNKLYLNHTDKFRQYGLWERYTELYPDNDLVYTIGVNDYKKDWFFAQVTRKNEDKSYNGTTWQIRFKLERVQETGNYTLRLALASAHGAKLEVRINDGDEESMPLFSSGTIGRDNAIARHGIHGLYWLFNVNISASMLMNGENIVYLKQAGNDSPFKGIMYDYIRLEGPPL; from the exons ATGGAGGAAACAAACTCTTTCTACTTCATATCATGGTTCTGGATCATAACATTCCTCCTCATGATACAATCGAAATTACCACATCTTTCTGATGCAGACAACGGCACCAGCCCCGGAAACAACACCGACACGGGTTCGACAGCGCCTAAGGTTAAGTTATCAATTGAAGATAAAAAG GTTGTGATTGACAACGGAATTCTTCAGCTTACTCTTTCGAAGCCTACTGGGATTGTGATTGGTCTTCGATATAATGGAATAGATAATTTGATTGAGACTAACAAGAGCATGTTACATGGAGG GTTTTGGGACCTTAATTGGAGTGAACCTAATGATAAAAGCATTAGAGGACAATTTGATAA GCTTATAGGAACAAGTTTTGAGGTTATAGTGGAAACAGAAGAACAGGTGGAATTATCATTTGTGAGAACATGGGATATCTCACAAAAAGGAAAGATTTCGCCGCTAAATGTAGACAAGAG GTTTGTGGTGCTTCGCGGCCAGTCTGGTTTCTATTCGTATGGTATATTTGAACATACAAAGGAAATGCCGGCTTTCCACATCTTCACAACTAGGATTGCCTTTCTTCTTAATGTTAACAA GTTTCACTATATGGCAATGGCGGATAATAGGCAAAGATTTATGCCGAGTCCTTATGATCGGTTATCAGGAAGAGGCGAGCCACTTGACTATAAAGAAGCGGTTCGACTTGTTGATCCAATTGAAAAAGAATTCCAAGGAgaa GTTGATGACAAGTATCAATATTCATGTGACGATAAAGATAACCGAGTCCATGGATGGATTTCGATGGACCCTCTCGTCGGATTCTGGTTAATCACGCCTAGTAATGAGTTTAGAACTGGTGGACCGTTCAAGCAGGATCTTACGTCACACGTAGGCCCAACAACTCTTGCG atatttgtGACTCCACATTATGGTGGAACAGATCTTGTTGTGAAACTTAAAGAAGGAGAGGAATGGAAGAAAGTATATGGCCCTGTTTTTATCTACCTTAATTCTGCTACACAAGGAGATGAAGCATCCTCGTTATGGGACGACGCAAAGAAACAG ATGAACTCCGAAATCCAAAGTTGGCCATACACATTTCCAGCGTCCAAAGATTTTCCACAATCCAATCAAAGGGGCTTAGTCAAGGGTAGATTATTAGTTAAAGATGCGTACATGAGCAACACAAACATTATCGCAAACAACGCCTATGTGGGGTTGACCGTACCTGGGGTTGCTGGTTCGTGGCAAAGAGAAAACAAA GGATACCAATTTTGGAACACAACAAATGAAGATGGTTTTTTCATCATTGAGAATGTACGAGAAGGAAACTATAATCTTTATGCATCAATTTCCGGTTTCATTGGTGACTATAGATATGATACCGCCATAAACATAACCGCag GCTCCGTTATAGAGGTTGACGAACTTATCTATCAACCTCCAAGAAACGGGCTCACGTTATGGGAGATTGGCATTCCTGATCGTTCTGCTGCGGAATTCTACATTCCCGACCCTAATCCTTTATACGTGAACAAGCTTTACTTAAATCATACCGACAAGTTCAGACAATATGGATTGTGGGAAAGATATACAGAACTGTATCCGGATAATGATTTGGTTTACACGATTGGTGTGAACGATTACAAGAAGGATTGGTTCTTTGCCCAAGTAacaag GAAAAATGAGGATAAATCATATAATGGAACGACGTGGCAAATCCGATTTAAACTTGAACGTGTACAAGAAACGGGTAATTATACATTACGGTTGGCTCTAGCATCTGCACACGGGGCCAAGCTAGAAGTTCGTATTAATGATGGAGACGAAGAGTCAATGCCATTGTTTTCGAGTGGAACGATTGGAAGAGACAATGCTATTGCAAGACATGGGATCCATGGTTTATATTGGTTGTTTAATGTGAACATTTCAGCTTCTATGTTGATGAATGGAGAAAACATAGTTTATTTGAAACAAGCTGGAAATGATAGTCCATTTAAGGGGATAATGTATGATTATATTCGATTAGAAGGTCCTCCTCTTTAA